In the genome of Balneola sp., one region contains:
- a CDS encoding asparaginase: MKKILIIQTGGTIAMSAKGEGVELDPEAWSETLYQRIEGLNELAEITTVPLFFEDSSDLNREHWTELARCIEEHYDAYDGFVILHGTDTMAFTASALSFSLINLSKPVILTGSQVPLSNIRSDARRNFINAIEIATTKINEVAICFNDHVYRGNRATKTSIGDFDAFGSPNFPELAEIGLEVELNISPISGEHPFSVLPSFDNSVLVLNVFPSLNTNYLMALELSKLKAIIVRSFGSGNFPMKGEYSLLPFFEKCREHGVIVVLLSQADYDAVNLTKYPAGRAALKAGAISGADMTLEAALTKMMWLLGNYEDKGIIEKLFQQSLAGELS, from the coding sequence ATGAAAAAAATCCTCATTATTCAAACCGGAGGAACCATCGCCATGAGCGCTAAAGGTGAAGGCGTTGAGTTGGATCCCGAAGCCTGGTCTGAAACCCTATATCAGCGAATTGAAGGACTGAATGAACTGGCCGAAATTACTACCGTTCCTCTTTTCTTTGAAGACAGCTCCGACCTAAACCGAGAACATTGGACTGAACTAGCCCGCTGTATCGAAGAACATTATGATGCTTATGATGGCTTCGTAATTCTCCACGGAACCGATACTATGGCCTTTACTGCCTCTGCCCTTTCTTTCAGCCTGATCAATCTGTCCAAACCGGTTATTTTAACCGGAAGCCAGGTTCCTTTAAGTAATATCAGAAGTGATGCCCGTCGAAATTTCATTAATGCAATCGAAATAGCTACTACTAAAATCAATGAAGTAGCTATTTGTTTTAATGATCATGTCTATCGCGGCAACAGAGCTACCAAAACGAGTATTGGAGATTTTGATGCTTTTGGCTCTCCAAATTTTCCTGAATTGGCAGAAATTGGATTGGAAGTAGAACTCAATATTTCTCCTATTTCAGGAGAACATCCCTTTAGTGTTCTTCCATCATTTGACAATTCGGTGCTGGTACTAAATGTATTTCCTTCATTAAACACCAACTACCTAATGGCATTGGAACTTTCAAAACTAAAAGCAATCATCGTTCGATCATTTGGTAGCGGAAATTTCCCAATGAAAGGTGAGTATAGTCTCCTCCCTTTCTTTGAAAAATGCAGAGAGCATGGAGTGATTGTGGTGCTCCTCTCACAGGCCGATTATGATGCCGTTAATCTTACCAAATACCCAGCCGGTAGAGCTGCTCTTAAGGCTGGAGCAATTTCCGGTGCCGACATGACACTTGAAGCTGCTCTTACAAAAATGATGTGGCTACTGGGCAACTATGAAGACAAAGGAATCATTGAGAAACTATTTCAACAAAGCCTGGCCGGAGAGTTAAGCTGA
- a CDS encoding mercuric reductase, with amino-acid sequence MSKYEYDAVVIGGGAAGLTASGIAANIGAKTMMIERHRLGGDCTWTGCVPSKVLLKAGKVVRQIKEASKFGLVDTEPVVDFKKVIEHVHKIRDEVYEDADDPKIYEDQGVEVVFGEASFIDAHTIDVQLAQGGSRKVSSRYFFIASGASASVPPIEGLEEVEHLTNESLFEIENLPEELLIIGGGPIGTEMSQAFSSLGSKVTVIDMADRIMRNDDEELVEILMSELQSQGVVFEMESSIKTVVKNEERVEVHVVQNGEAKVIFGTHLLIATGRKPNIETLDLEKAGVNFDRKGISVDDSCQTNVSHIYAIGDVNGRYQFTHMSEHTAKVATTSALLKLPMKIDEKNVPWVTFTEPELAHVGKTETQLEEQGVSFETYRFPYSKIDRALTESEATGLIKIYANKLSGKIYGASVVGAHAGEFISEYALAMKNGVSMRGIADTIHPYPSWSLGARRAADQWYIKNQSEWSVKLIKKVFGYRGEIPDFSDPDRIV; translated from the coding sequence ATGTCGAAATATGAATATGATGCTGTAGTAATTGGAGGTGGAGCCGCAGGGCTAACAGCTTCAGGTATTGCTGCCAATATAGGTGCTAAGACCATGATGATTGAGCGCCATCGATTAGGTGGTGATTGTACATGGACTGGATGTGTACCTAGTAAAGTACTTCTTAAAGCGGGTAAAGTAGTTCGGCAAATAAAAGAAGCTTCTAAATTCGGATTAGTTGATACTGAACCTGTTGTCGATTTTAAAAAAGTAATAGAACATGTTCATAAAATAAGGGATGAAGTTTATGAAGATGCGGATGATCCAAAGATTTATGAAGATCAAGGGGTAGAGGTAGTATTTGGAGAGGCGAGTTTTATTGATGCACATACAATAGATGTCCAACTGGCTCAAGGAGGTTCTCGGAAAGTTTCTTCCAGGTATTTTTTTATTGCTAGTGGAGCTTCTGCTTCAGTTCCACCTATCGAGGGATTGGAAGAAGTGGAGCATTTAACCAACGAATCTCTTTTTGAGATCGAGAATCTTCCCGAAGAGCTATTGATAATTGGTGGAGGGCCAATTGGTACGGAAATGAGTCAGGCCTTTTCCAGTTTGGGTTCCAAAGTTACTGTGATTGATATGGCCGATCGTATCATGAGAAATGATGATGAAGAGCTTGTAGAAATTTTAATGAGCGAGCTGCAATCACAAGGGGTCGTTTTCGAAATGGAATCATCCATAAAAACGGTAGTTAAAAATGAGGAAAGGGTAGAAGTACATGTGGTTCAAAACGGAGAAGCGAAAGTAATTTTCGGAACTCATTTACTTATAGCCACTGGTAGAAAGCCGAATATTGAAACGCTTGACCTGGAGAAAGCAGGGGTCAACTTCGACAGAAAGGGTATTTCAGTAGATGATTCCTGTCAGACCAATGTGAGCCATATTTATGCAATTGGTGATGTAAATGGTCGGTACCAGTTTACTCATATGAGTGAGCATACCGCAAAAGTTGCCACCACAAGTGCCTTACTAAAACTTCCAATGAAAATTGATGAAAAGAATGTGCCCTGGGTTACCTTCACTGAACCAGAGTTAGCCCATGTAGGAAAGACAGAAACTCAACTGGAAGAGCAAGGGGTGAGTTTTGAGACCTATCGTTTCCCATATTCCAAAATTGATCGAGCCTTAACAGAAAGTGAAGCAACGGGATTAATAAAGATTTATGCCAATAAACTTTCGGGCAAGATTTATGGTGCTTCTGTAGTTGGTGCTCATGCTGGTGAATTTATCTCGGAATATGCGCTTGCGATGAAGAATGGAGTAAGCATGAGGGGGATTGCTGATACGATCCATCCTTATCCAAGCTGGAGCCTTGGAGCACGAAGAGCTGCGGATCAATGGTATATCAAGAACCAAAGTGAGTGGTCAGTAAAGCTGATCAAAAAAGTGTTTGGCTATAGAGGAGAGATTCCTGACTTCAGCGATCCTGACCGGATTGTATAA
- a CDS encoding ammonium transporter, with amino-acid sequence MKKLAATLMLLFLGTISLYGQETETAINAGDTAWLLIATALVMLMTPAGLALFYGGLTQNKHVLNTIGMSYMAFCTGTIVWVVVAYSLAFGEGNAFIGDLSNVFLKGIGVNDVSGSIPTLLFVVFQGTFAAIAVAIVSGSIIERVRFSTWGIFSVLWVIAVYSPIAHWVWGGGFLSESGEMDFAGGTVIHINAGVAGLVLSYLVGKRMEHSLEEIRKPSSIKFMILGSALLWFGWFGFNGGSQLAADGIAANALLVTNVAACAGALIWLTIEWFIVKKPTLIGMASGAVSGLVGITPASGFVDVSGALVIGVVSGLVGYWGVVHLKSWVRHDDTLDAFGIHGLVGIAGAILTGVFANPEINGGAGALYGNVGQIWVQTKAVLITIAYSAVATFIVWKVASLITSGGRITENLELEGMDIGYHGEKHMDIETE; translated from the coding sequence ATGAAAAAACTCGCAGCTACCCTAATGCTGTTATTTTTAGGGACAATCTCACTTTACGGGCAAGAAACAGAAACAGCTATTAATGCAGGTGATACTGCATGGCTTCTTATTGCAACTGCTCTCGTTATGCTTATGACCCCCGCCGGCCTTGCTCTTTTCTATGGCGGATTAACCCAAAACAAACACGTACTCAATACAATAGGTATGAGCTACATGGCATTTTGTACCGGTACTATTGTATGGGTAGTAGTGGCCTATTCCCTCGCTTTTGGAGAAGGAAATGCCTTTATAGGCGACTTGAGCAATGTCTTTTTAAAAGGAATTGGCGTGAATGATGTTTCTGGAAGCATCCCCACTCTTCTCTTTGTGGTTTTCCAGGGAACCTTTGCGGCTATTGCAGTTGCTATTGTTAGCGGCTCAATTATTGAACGGGTACGCTTTTCAACATGGGGAATTTTCTCTGTTCTCTGGGTAATTGCTGTTTATTCTCCAATCGCACACTGGGTTTGGGGAGGTGGATTCCTAAGTGAATCTGGTGAAATGGACTTTGCAGGTGGAACAGTAATTCATATTAATGCTGGTGTTGCTGGCCTTGTACTTTCATATCTGGTCGGTAAACGAATGGAGCATAGTCTTGAGGAAATAAGAAAACCCTCCTCTATTAAATTTATGATTCTCGGATCTGCCCTTCTCTGGTTTGGTTGGTTTGGATTCAATGGCGGTAGCCAGCTTGCTGCAGATGGAATTGCTGCTAATGCATTATTGGTAACCAATGTTGCAGCCTGTGCCGGTGCTCTTATCTGGTTAACTATTGAATGGTTTATTGTTAAGAAACCAACACTAATTGGTATGGCATCAGGTGCGGTTTCAGGCCTGGTTGGGATTACCCCTGCTTCAGGTTTTGTGGATGTAAGTGGTGCACTTGTTATTGGAGTCGTTTCCGGTTTAGTTGGATACTGGGGTGTTGTTCATCTCAAATCATGGGTTCGCCATGATGATACCCTGGATGCTTTCGGTATTCACGGATTAGTAGGTATAGCCGGAGCTATCCTAACAGGTGTATTTGCTAACCCTGAGATCAATGGCGGAGCTGGAGCACTCTATGGAAATGTTGGCCAGATTTGGGTTCAAACAAAAGCAGTACTAATTACCATTGCTTATTCTGCAGTAGCTACATTCATTGTGTGGAAAGTCGCGTCCTTAATTACTTCCGGTGGTAGAATTACTGAAAACCTGGAGCTAGAAGGAATGGATATTGGATACCATGGTGAGAAGCACATGGATATCGAAACCGAATAA
- a CDS encoding tetratricopeptide repeat-containing sensor histidine kinase: MMKPKKSNPLSLGGVFISRALRVIWGIVLLVMPVALFAQDLSQIEYQAQKADEFYPSRLDSAAYYANEAWFSIQNLGLNTPLHEEMADLLGLIYRRQGKTNESETFFLRAIELSKKKGNQQQLADSYNRIGLLYRGTGRYDEAIGYYRQSISLKRAFGDMRGVAGSFNNLGNAYRAHGSSDSAYASYQTSIDIRETLGDERYLSSALLNMGNWLAGEADYQNALVYYERFKEIKTASEDTIGLSMVINNIGNLYFDWGQYDNALSNYLASLELALISSPEDGKLLASKYLNIGVVYEKQEYFEEAIQYFREAFRVYTQFDDPQGKGEVFQNLGKVFDEISEPDSALKYYNRALEMVEGTNNSGRRANILSNLGVLFNQKKEYRQARDYLLEAGTLYEELEDHRKLAEVYNNLGATYFYLGNAIQSENYYLRSLQYADESEYLEIQRSASFGLAELYADVNDFENAYNFQLLYDAYKDSLVNLARIKAIEELITEYETEKIEAQNQVLRAQNAEDQAVIERRNAENRALIISVFSLLGTVIGIIAWFQYRSRKKRIISAQKETLYQNQIDSLLDKQRLESISAMMEGQDKERKRLAAELHDRLGSILSLVKLYFSSLNEDIKEKQPELLPSFTEGNQFLDDAFKEVRALIKEMKEGTSSGEGLTRDLETLLSKITKLGIEINSRIELDRKLDNLVEMNVYRIIQEALSNSLKYSRAELIELELDLDEENQLNVMIKDNGVGFDTSIIEAESIRQDSYGLENMENRVKLLGGKFNLEAELGKGVTIDIHIPVIQKEGIWSSLTLN, translated from the coding sequence ATGATGAAGCCGAAGAAGAGTAACCCTTTATCATTAGGGGGAGTATTCATCTCAAGGGCTTTAAGAGTAATATGGGGGATAGTGTTGCTGGTTATGCCAGTGGCATTATTCGCACAAGATTTATCTCAGATCGAGTATCAGGCTCAAAAAGCAGATGAGTTTTATCCATCCCGATTAGATTCTGCTGCTTATTATGCAAACGAAGCATGGTTTTCCATACAAAACCTGGGATTAAATACTCCTCTGCATGAAGAAATGGCTGACTTGCTTGGCTTGATATATCGCAGGCAGGGTAAAACGAATGAATCAGAAACCTTTTTTCTGAGAGCAATCGAGCTTAGCAAGAAAAAGGGGAATCAGCAGCAACTGGCTGATTCCTATAACAGAATTGGACTATTATATCGGGGCACAGGTAGGTATGATGAAGCTATCGGCTACTACCGACAAAGTATTAGCCTGAAAAGGGCATTTGGAGATATGAGAGGAGTAGCCGGATCATTTAATAATCTTGGAAATGCATATAGGGCACATGGGAGCTCTGATTCGGCTTATGCCAGTTATCAAACCAGTATTGACATACGAGAAACACTGGGAGATGAGCGCTATCTTTCAAGTGCGTTATTAAATATGGGTAACTGGCTTGCAGGGGAAGCCGACTATCAAAATGCACTGGTATATTATGAACGATTTAAAGAGATAAAAACCGCTTCAGAAGATACTATTGGACTATCGATGGTGATAAATAATATTGGTAATCTGTACTTCGATTGGGGACAATATGACAACGCGCTATCCAATTACCTAGCCAGTTTAGAGCTTGCACTTATATCAAGCCCGGAAGACGGTAAACTGTTGGCTTCAAAATATCTAAACATTGGAGTGGTATACGAAAAGCAAGAATATTTCGAAGAGGCCATTCAATATTTTAGAGAAGCTTTTCGGGTATATACTCAGTTTGATGATCCTCAGGGAAAGGGAGAAGTCTTCCAGAATCTTGGAAAAGTATTTGATGAAATTAGTGAACCCGACTCAGCGCTTAAATATTACAACAGGGCTCTAGAAATGGTCGAAGGAACCAATAATTCTGGTCGAAGAGCAAATATTCTGAGTAATCTTGGGGTGTTATTCAATCAAAAAAAGGAGTACAGGCAGGCACGAGATTACCTATTAGAGGCTGGAACTTTGTACGAAGAATTAGAAGATCATCGTAAGCTGGCTGAGGTGTATAATAATTTGGGTGCGACCTATTTCTATTTGGGAAACGCCATTCAATCGGAGAACTACTATTTAAGGAGTCTTCAATATGCAGACGAATCGGAGTATTTAGAAATTCAGCGAAGTGCATCATTTGGATTGGCTGAGCTATACGCTGATGTTAATGATTTCGAGAACGCATATAACTTTCAGCTACTTTATGATGCATATAAAGACAGCCTCGTAAACCTTGCTCGAATAAAGGCTATTGAAGAGTTAATCACGGAATATGAAACAGAAAAAATAGAGGCGCAGAATCAGGTTTTAAGGGCTCAAAACGCCGAGGATCAGGCGGTAATTGAACGAAGGAATGCTGAAAATAGAGCACTTATAATTAGTGTATTCTCGTTACTGGGTACGGTAATAGGGATCATCGCCTGGTTTCAGTATAGAAGTAGGAAAAAGAGGATTATCTCAGCACAAAAAGAAACACTTTATCAAAACCAGATTGACTCCTTGTTAGATAAACAGCGCCTGGAATCAATTTCGGCAATGATGGAAGGGCAAGATAAAGAACGAAAAAGGCTTGCTGCAGAACTACATGATCGCCTCGGAAGTATTCTTTCTTTGGTAAAACTATACTTTAGTTCCTTAAACGAAGATATCAAGGAAAAGCAGCCCGAATTGCTTCCTTCATTTACTGAAGGAAATCAGTTTTTGGATGATGCATTTAAAGAGGTTCGTGCATTAATAAAGGAAATGAAAGAAGGTACTTCCTCTGGTGAGGGTTTGACCAGGGATTTGGAGACCCTGCTATCCAAAATTACTAAGCTTGGTATCGAGATAAATAGTAGAATTGAACTGGACAGGAAACTTGATAATCTTGTGGAGATGAATGTATATAGGATTATTCAAGAGGCTTTAAGTAATTCACTTAAGTATTCCAGAGCGGAGCTTATTGAATTAGAATTAGACCTGGATGAAGAAAATCAATTGAATGTGATGATCAAAGATAACGGGGTAGGATTTGATACCAGCATTATTGAAGCAGAAAGTATAAGGCAGGATAGTTACGGTTTGGAGAATATGGAGAACAGGGTAAAACTATTAGGTGGTAAATTTAACCTCGAGGCCGAGTTAGGAAAGGGTGTAACCATTGATATTCATATTCCTGTCATTCAAAAAGAAGGCATTTGGAGTTCA
- a CDS encoding alkane 1-monooxygenase: MKDLKYLAAYINPTLTVLGLWLGGGYTFMNVIFVFVLVPIIDQFSPISEENVSINEQAEFLKRRLFDWLLYLNLPILYFVLGYFIYQLNTVPMTGFEMAGNLISVGIVIGTCGINVGHELGHRTSKIDHLTSQLLLLPALYVHFFVEHNRGHHKHVGTDLDPASAKKGEGLYFFWLKSTFLGYSSAWKIEADRLRKNKQGVFSIDNTMLLFTFSQIGYIWLIYFFTGYPNMLYVLLAGVIGLLLLETINYLEHYGLRRKKLENGRYEKVLPKHSWNSNHSFGRIVLYELTRHSDHHYIASKKYQILDHHEDSPQLPAGYPAMILAALLPPLWFFLMDKRIP, from the coding sequence ATCAAAGACCTCAAATATCTAGCTGCTTATATAAATCCCACTCTAACAGTGCTTGGGCTATGGTTAGGAGGGGGCTATACGTTCATGAATGTGATTTTTGTATTCGTACTTGTTCCTATCATTGATCAGTTTAGTCCCATTTCAGAGGAGAACGTTTCAATAAATGAGCAAGCCGAATTTTTGAAACGTCGGTTATTTGATTGGTTGTTATATCTCAACCTTCCCATTCTGTACTTTGTGTTAGGTTATTTTATCTATCAGTTAAATACAGTTCCAATGACTGGTTTCGAAATGGCTGGTAACCTTATATCAGTAGGTATTGTGATTGGAACATGCGGTATCAATGTAGGCCATGAATTGGGGCATCGGACTTCGAAGATTGATCATTTAACTTCGCAGCTTTTGCTTCTTCCAGCGCTTTATGTCCATTTCTTTGTAGAGCATAACAGAGGCCATCACAAACATGTTGGGACTGATCTTGATCCTGCCAGCGCCAAGAAAGGGGAGGGGCTTTATTTCTTCTGGTTGAAATCAACTTTTTTAGGGTATTCCAGTGCATGGAAGATTGAAGCAGATCGTCTGAGAAAAAATAAGCAAGGAGTGTTCTCTATTGATAATACCATGCTGTTATTCACCTTTTCACAGATTGGCTATATCTGGCTGATTTATTTTTTTACAGGATATCCAAATATGCTCTATGTGTTGTTAGCAGGAGTGATTGGTTTGTTGCTTCTTGAAACCATCAATTACCTTGAGCACTACGGGTTAAGAAGAAAGAAGCTTGAAAATGGCCGATATGAAAAAGTACTACCCAAGCATTCCTGGAATTCCAATCATAGTTTTGGACGAATTGTACTATATGAACTTACTCGCCATTCCGATCATCATTATATAGCAAGTAAGAAGTACCAGATATTAGATCACCATGAAGATTCACCCCAACTCCCTGCAGGTTATCCTGCTATGATCCTGGCTGCACTATTACCTCCGCTTTGGTTTTTTCTGATGGATAAGAGGATACCTTGA
- a CDS encoding elongation factor G, with the protein MKVYNPTRIRNVVLLGHSGSGKTTLAETMLFESGATNRRGTIEDQNTVSDYHQQEKEKGKSIFASFMNLDWRGHKINLIDTPGTSDYIGEVVGALRVADTAIFTLNAENGVEVATDSLWKYTQKYQTPSMFVVNKLDNERSDFWKAVDEAKEHFGREVTVVQYPFSEGGDFHAIIDVLRMTMYEFPEGGGKPDKLPIPESEQERASRLHQELVEVIAENDETLMDIYFEHGELDEEQMQKGLHLSLVKQQIYPLFCACASRNMGTGRIMGFIDDVAPNPLEVSSPKTEAGDDFVMNPDGKPVMFLFKTHSESHVGDLIYFKVYSGSVLAGMDLVNESNSNTVRLGNLYLTEGHKRIEIAEVKTGDIGAVVKLKDSEVNDTLHEKGNDVKLDPIHFPATTIRTAVKLVKEGDEDKLGNALHQIHREDPSVVIEHSQELKQIIIHGQGEEHLNTIEHALTNRFHLDIEFITPRIPYRETIGSPIKTRYKHKKQSGGAGQYAEVHFLIEPFEEGMPDPVDMKVRNREDHELSWGGKLVFQNCIVGGVIDNRFMPAIVKGIMEKMENGPMSGCRARDIRVSVYDGSMHSVDSNEAAFKTAARMAFRDGFLQANPRLMEPVYEIEVTVPSDYMGDVMSDLGTRRGQIQGMDAEGSLQKIKAHVPLEELDHYSTRLKSMTQGSATYSRSFSHYAQVPFDIQERVIQENLELEEA; encoded by the coding sequence ATGAAAGTATATAATCCTACCCGCATCCGAAATGTTGTACTGTTGGGTCATTCAGGCTCCGGTAAAACAACACTCGCTGAGACTATGTTGTTTGAGTCCGGAGCCACCAATCGACGAGGAACTATTGAAGATCAAAATACGGTATCAGATTACCATCAGCAGGAAAAAGAGAAAGGTAAATCGATTTTCGCATCATTTATGAATTTAGACTGGAGGGGACACAAAATTAACCTAATCGATACTCCGGGAACCTCTGATTATATAGGGGAAGTAGTAGGAGCATTACGGGTCGCAGATACAGCAATTTTTACACTTAATGCAGAAAACGGGGTAGAAGTCGCAACCGATTCTCTATGGAAATACACACAAAAGTATCAAACCCCTTCTATGTTTGTGGTTAACAAACTGGATAATGAACGGTCTGATTTTTGGAAGGCTGTGGATGAAGCAAAAGAACACTTTGGCCGAGAAGTAACGGTAGTTCAGTACCCCTTTAGTGAGGGAGGGGATTTCCATGCCATTATTGATGTGCTAAGAATGACAATGTATGAATTTCCTGAAGGAGGAGGTAAGCCCGATAAACTTCCTATTCCTGAATCTGAGCAGGAGCGAGCATCACGATTACACCAGGAGCTGGTAGAAGTAATTGCCGAAAATGATGAGACCTTAATGGATATCTATTTCGAGCATGGAGAACTGGACGAAGAACAAATGCAAAAAGGACTTCATTTGTCCTTAGTAAAACAACAAATTTATCCGCTTTTCTGTGCATGTGCATCAAGGAATATGGGTACGGGTAGAATCATGGGTTTTATAGATGATGTGGCTCCTAATCCTCTTGAAGTATCTTCTCCAAAAACCGAAGCAGGAGACGACTTCGTCATGAATCCGGATGGAAAACCAGTCATGTTTCTATTTAAAACCCATTCCGAGTCTCATGTTGGTGATCTGATATATTTTAAAGTATATAGTGGCTCAGTTCTGGCTGGAATGGATTTGGTAAATGAAAGTAACTCCAATACGGTGCGCCTTGGAAATCTCTACCTAACCGAAGGGCATAAGCGCATTGAAATTGCCGAAGTTAAAACGGGAGATATAGGAGCGGTTGTAAAGCTCAAGGACAGTGAGGTGAATGATACACTTCATGAAAAAGGTAATGATGTAAAACTGGATCCTATTCATTTTCCGGCTACAACTATCCGAACGGCAGTTAAATTAGTGAAAGAAGGAGATGAAGATAAATTGGGCAATGCCCTCCATCAGATTCATCGTGAAGACCCATCCGTAGTAATTGAACACAGCCAGGAACTGAAACAAATAATTATACATGGACAAGGTGAGGAGCATCTAAATACTATAGAACACGCCCTTACCAATAGGTTTCATCTGGATATTGAGTTCATTACCCCCCGAATACCTTATCGGGAAACGATTGGCTCTCCAATTAAAACTAGATACAAGCACAAGAAACAGTCTGGGGGAGCCGGGCAGTATGCCGAAGTTCATTTCCTGATTGAGCCTTTTGAAGAAGGAATGCCAGATCCTGTTGATATGAAAGTCAGAAACAGAGAAGACCATGAATTATCATGGGGAGGGAAGCTTGTATTCCAGAACTGCATAGTTGGGGGTGTGATCGATAATCGCTTTATGCCTGCAATTGTAAAGGGAATTATGGAAAAGATGGAGAATGGACCAATGAGTGGTTGTAGAGCCAGGGACATTCGAGTTTCTGTGTATGATGGATCGATGCACTCCGTTGATTCCAACGAAGCAGCTTTCAAAACTGCAGCCCGTATGGCATTCCGCGATGGTTTCCTACAGGCAAATCCAAGGTTAATGGAGCCTGTATACGAAATCGAAGTAACCGTACCCTCAGATTATATGGGGGATGTGATGAGCGACCTTGGCACACGTCGGGGACAGATCCAGGGAATGGATGCAGAAGGTTCACTTCAAAAGATTAAGGCTCATGTTCCTTTAGAAGAATTGGATCACTATTCAACCCGGCTTAAGTCTATGACCCAAGGTAGTGCCACTTATTCAAGAAGTTTTTCCCATTATGCCCAGGTTCCGTTTGATATCCAGGAACGGGTGATACAGGAAAACCTGGAGTTAGAAGAAGCATGA